One Hippocampus zosterae strain Florida chromosome 21, ASM2543408v3, whole genome shotgun sequence genomic region harbors:
- the parpbp gene encoding PCNA-interacting partner isoform X2, with translation MQDIGERLKQLVRIFRRESHHLLDSERTTVYGADAMLTVLQLVMAQVNKQQGGEFRAALSDVLLAWKRLLVDKLGLRPLDDEVAPGQGRDVILEAYEAFLKRSNAVDLVHVLTMCRQLRDHSDLPGDLVNPVELYEFLADSTEVSAAPSTPPAKSRACNWQVKSAVRSVFCSYLSLLVNAKDDLALARTLDVPSRALGRQTFTDVRHAAGRTGMSLFLAVTSFVRAIQLGGKGYAPAPSDPLRKHIKGLSAYVRFLDNLEDILGETADPSVCGSKLVRAIRGALVKAYDSGDVCAAAQEIAKQLEEEICKLHRVQKDSAHAAGTGISPARPKAHAVNRATAYAGRESVKVLLALLDEEAAAQPCANKADLLSEDRPGLDGSRGTSVVTLFRSPEVSKGSSPEPLKKRAQSRPDPLKPKSSHEISRFANLDRTASHPIPVCLHLPEGGRTAPQPRSALPELEPSAHLRASGTQSQKRRRARSRTFRGPASGQGRRQPAPSSEEDGKEEEAGRCGK, from the exons ATGCAGGACATAGGAGAGCGTCTGAAGCAGCTGGTGAGAATTTTTAGGCGAGAGAGTCACCACTTGCTAGATTCTGAGAGAACGACTGTATACGGGGCTGACGCCATGCTGACGGTGCTGCAGCTGGTCATGGCCCAAGTCAATAAGCAG CAAGGCGGCGAGTTCCGAGCGGCCCTGAGCGACGTCCTGCTGGCATGGAAGCGCTTGCTGGTGGACAAACTTGGCCTCCGGCCCCTGGACGACGAGGTTGCGCCAGGGCAGGGACGTGACGTCATCCTGGAAGCGTACGAGGCCTTCCTGAAACGCTCCAACGCTGTGGATCTGGTCCACGTCCTCACCATGTGCCGGCAGCTCAGAGACCATTCGGACCTCCCCGGGGATCTTGTCAACCCT gtcgagCTATATGAGTTCCTAGCAGACAGCACGGAAGTGTCGGCCGCCCCGTCAACACCACCCGCTAAATCCAGAGCGTGCAACTGGCAGGTCAAATCTGCGGTGAGAAGCGTCTTCTGCTCCTACCTGAGCTTGCTGGTCAACGCCAAGGACGACCTGGCATTGGCGCGGACTCTGGACGTCCCCAGCCGGGCGCTCGGACGCCAGACGTTTACCGACGTGAGACATGCGGCAGGCCGGACTGGCATGTCACTGTTTTTG GCGGTGACGTCGTTCGTGAGGGCCATTCAGCTGGGCGGGAAGGGTTATGCGCCGGCACCTTCGGACCCGCTGAGGAAGCACATCAAGGGCCTTTCCGCCTACGTCCGCTTCCTAGACAACCTGGAGGACATCCTCGGGGAGACGGCGGACCCCAG CGTGTGCGGCTCCAAGTTGGTGCGTGCCATCCGGGGGGCTCTGGTGAAGGCTTATGACTCCGGAGACGTCTGCGCCGCCGCACAGGAGATAGCAaagcagctggaggaggaaaTCTGCAAACTGCACCGAGTCCAGAAAGACAGCGCTCACGCAGCTGGGACTGGGATCAGCCCCGCCAGG CCGAAGGCGCACGCGGTGAATCGCGCAACGGCGTACGCCGGCCGAGAATCAGTGAAGGTGCTGCTCGCTCTGCTGGACGAAGAAGCCGCGGCGCAGCCGTGCGCTAACAAGGCCGACCTGCTGTCCGAGGACCGGCCCGGACTCGACGGGAGCCGGGGCACCTCCGTTGTCACCTTGTTCAG ATCTCCGGAAGTGTCCAAGGGATCTTCTCCAGAGCCCCTGAAGAAGCGAGCCCAGAGCCGCCCAGACCCGCTCAAGCCCAAG TCGTCTCACGAGATTTCCCGCTTCGCCAATCTAGACAGGACCGCGAGCCATCCGATCCCAGTTTGCCTGCACCTACCGGAAGGAGGAAGAACCGCCCCTCAACCGCGTTCTGCACTTCCCGAGCTCGAGCCAAGCGCCCACCTGCGTGCATCCGGCACCCAAAGCCAAAAGCGGCGCCGCGCCCGTAG CCGAACCTTCCGAGGTCCCGCTTCCGGGCAGGGGCGACGCCAACCCGCTCCGAGCTCCGAAGAAGACGGCAAAGAAGAGGAAGCGGGCAGATGCGGCAAGTGA
- the parpbp gene encoding PCNA-interacting partner isoform X1, producing the protein MQDIGERLKQLVRIFRRESHHLLDSERTTVYGADAMLTVLQLVMAQVNKQQGGEFRAALSDVLLAWKRLLVDKLGLRPLDDEVAPGQGRDVILEAYEAFLKRSNAVDLVHVLTMCRQLRDHSDLPGDLVNPVELYEFLADSTEVSAAPSTPPAKSRACNWQVKSAVRSVFCSYLSLLVNAKDDLALARTLDVPSRALGRQTFTDVRHAAGRTGMSLFLAVTSFVRAIQLGGKGYAPAPSDPLRKHIKGLSAYVRFLDNLEDILGETADPSVCGSKLVRAIRGALVKAYDSGDVCAAAQEIAKQLEEEICKLHRVQKDSAHAAGTGISPARPKAHAVNRATAYAGRESVKVLLALLDEEAAAQPCANKADLLSEDRPGLDGSRGTSVVTLFRSPEVSKGSSPEPLKKRAQSRPDPLKPKTGPRAIRSQFACTYRKEEEPPLNRVLHFPSSSQAPTCVHPAPKAKSGAAPVAEPSEVPLPGRGDANPLRAPKKTAKKRKRADAASDNEPPEKKKQTAKSRVKSSTAKRKKMIAGQTTLTGFFRV; encoded by the exons ATGCAGGACATAGGAGAGCGTCTGAAGCAGCTGGTGAGAATTTTTAGGCGAGAGAGTCACCACTTGCTAGATTCTGAGAGAACGACTGTATACGGGGCTGACGCCATGCTGACGGTGCTGCAGCTGGTCATGGCCCAAGTCAATAAGCAG CAAGGCGGCGAGTTCCGAGCGGCCCTGAGCGACGTCCTGCTGGCATGGAAGCGCTTGCTGGTGGACAAACTTGGCCTCCGGCCCCTGGACGACGAGGTTGCGCCAGGGCAGGGACGTGACGTCATCCTGGAAGCGTACGAGGCCTTCCTGAAACGCTCCAACGCTGTGGATCTGGTCCACGTCCTCACCATGTGCCGGCAGCTCAGAGACCATTCGGACCTCCCCGGGGATCTTGTCAACCCT gtcgagCTATATGAGTTCCTAGCAGACAGCACGGAAGTGTCGGCCGCCCCGTCAACACCACCCGCTAAATCCAGAGCGTGCAACTGGCAGGTCAAATCTGCGGTGAGAAGCGTCTTCTGCTCCTACCTGAGCTTGCTGGTCAACGCCAAGGACGACCTGGCATTGGCGCGGACTCTGGACGTCCCCAGCCGGGCGCTCGGACGCCAGACGTTTACCGACGTGAGACATGCGGCAGGCCGGACTGGCATGTCACTGTTTTTG GCGGTGACGTCGTTCGTGAGGGCCATTCAGCTGGGCGGGAAGGGTTATGCGCCGGCACCTTCGGACCCGCTGAGGAAGCACATCAAGGGCCTTTCCGCCTACGTCCGCTTCCTAGACAACCTGGAGGACATCCTCGGGGAGACGGCGGACCCCAG CGTGTGCGGCTCCAAGTTGGTGCGTGCCATCCGGGGGGCTCTGGTGAAGGCTTATGACTCCGGAGACGTCTGCGCCGCCGCACAGGAGATAGCAaagcagctggaggaggaaaTCTGCAAACTGCACCGAGTCCAGAAAGACAGCGCTCACGCAGCTGGGACTGGGATCAGCCCCGCCAGG CCGAAGGCGCACGCGGTGAATCGCGCAACGGCGTACGCCGGCCGAGAATCAGTGAAGGTGCTGCTCGCTCTGCTGGACGAAGAAGCCGCGGCGCAGCCGTGCGCTAACAAGGCCGACCTGCTGTCCGAGGACCGGCCCGGACTCGACGGGAGCCGGGGCACCTCCGTTGTCACCTTGTTCAG ATCTCCGGAAGTGTCCAAGGGATCTTCTCCAGAGCCCCTGAAGAAGCGAGCCCAGAGCCGCCCAGACCCGCTCAAGCCCAAG ACAGGACCGCGAGCCATCCGATCCCAGTTTGCCTGCACCTACCGGAAGGAGGAAGAACCGCCCCTCAACCGCGTTCTGCACTTCCCGAGCTCGAGCCAAGCGCCCACCTGCGTGCATCCGGCACCCAAAGCCAAAAGCGGCGCCGCGCCCGTAG CCGAACCTTCCGAGGTCCCGCTTCCGGGCAGGGGCGACGCCAACCCGCTCCGAGCTCCGAAGAAGACGGCAAAGAAGAGGAAGCGGGCAGATGCGGCAAGTGACAACGAGCCTccggagaagaagaagcagacggCGAAATCGAGAGTAAAAAGCAGCACCGccaaaaggaagaaaatgatCGCCGGACAGACGACCCTGACCGGCTTCTTCAGAGTCTGA
- the pmch gene encoding pro-MCH — MSRVRHAVLALLLLSNLSGRSLAGAADNDGLSAPVWDDGDAAALRTNWMWDVADEDAKPKVLPLAGTRRRGSAFPAFHRRLPASDEARWRENPIAEKIERRDADIDMLRCMIGRVYRPCWGGT; from the exons ATGTCCCGCGTCCGCCACGCCGTCCTGGCTCTGCTGCTCCTCTCCAACCTCAGCGGACGATCgctcgccggcgccgccgaCAACGATGGGCTGAGCGCACCTGTGTGGGACGACGGCGACGCCGCCGCCCTCCGGACGAACTGGATGTGGGATGTCGCGGATGAAGACGCAAAGCCCAAAGTACTCCCGTTGGCG gGCACGAGGCGGAGAGGATCGGCTTTTCCCGCTTTCCACCGGCGACTTCCTGCGTCGGACGAGGCTCGCTGGAGGGAAAATCCAATTGCGGAGAAAATCGAGCGCCGGGACGCCGACATCGACA TGTTGCGCTGTATGATCGGGCGAGTGTACCGGCCCTGCTGGGGAGGGACATAA
- the igf1 gene encoding insulin-like growth factor I isoform X1 produces the protein MLRCDIGPRCAHLVRFFCPASCSSFLPSFLSPPPPPYLLLFPFFSPFFNDLKQVDFTPAFFFFFFFGCLRRPAGMSCALSSPRWHLWDVLKNAMCWMSRSHTLSLLLCVLSLTPAASGARPETLCGAELVDTLQFVCGERGFYFSKPTGYGPNARRSRGIVDECCFQSCELRRLEMYCAPAKTSKAARSVRAQRHTDAPGAAKVGGGGAGAGHKADRGADRRAAAPADKAKNKKRPLPGPGHSAFKEVHLKNSSRGNTPGRNYRM, from the exons ATGTTGAGATGTGACATTGGCCCCCGGTGCGCGCATCTCGTCCGCTTTTTCTGCCCCGCTTCttgttcttccttccttccttccttcctttctcctcctcctcctccttatcttcttctttttcccttcttttctccgttttttaaTGACTTGAAACAAGTTGACTTCAcgccggcttttttttttttttttttttttggttgcttgcGGAGACCCGCGGGGATGTCCTGCGCTCTTTCCTCCCCCCGGTGGCATTTATGGGACGTCCTCAAG AATGCGATGTGCTGGATGTCCCGTAGCCACACCCTCTCACTACTGCTGTGCGTCCTTAGCCTGACTCCGGCGGCCTCAGGGGCGCGGCCAGAGACGCTGTGCGGGGCGGAGCTGGTCGACACGCTGCAGTTTGTGTGCGGAGAGCGGGGCTTTTATTTCA GTAAGCCGACCGGCTATGGCCCCAACGCCCGGCGGTCGCGGGGCATTGTGGACGAGTGCTGCTTCCAGAGCTGCGAGCTGCGGCGGCTGGAGATGTACTGCGCGCCCGCCAAGACCAGCAAGGCCGCCCGCTCGGTGCGCGCCCAGCGCCACACGGACGCGCCCGGGGCCGCCAAGGTCGGCGggggcggcgccggcgccggaCACAAGGCCGACAGGGGAGCGGACCGCCGGGCGGCCGCGCCGGCAGACAAGGCAAAAAACAAGAAG AGACCTTTACCCGGACCCGGTCACTCAGCCTTTAAG gaAGTGCATCTGAAAAACTCAAGTCGAGGTAACACCCCAGGCCGAAACTACCGAATGTAG
- the igf1 gene encoding insulin-like growth factor I isoform X2, giving the protein MRFYFQHMTRASNAMCWMSRSHTLSLLLCVLSLTPAASGARPETLCGAELVDTLQFVCGERGFYFSKPTGYGPNARRSRGIVDECCFQSCELRRLEMYCAPAKTSKAARSVRAQRHTDAPGAAKVGGGGAGAGHKADRGADRRAAAPADKAKNKKRPLPGPGHSAFKEVHLKNSSRGNTPGRNYRM; this is encoded by the exons ATGCGCTTTTATTTTCAGCACATGACGCGCGCATCC AATGCGATGTGCTGGATGTCCCGTAGCCACACCCTCTCACTACTGCTGTGCGTCCTTAGCCTGACTCCGGCGGCCTCAGGGGCGCGGCCAGAGACGCTGTGCGGGGCGGAGCTGGTCGACACGCTGCAGTTTGTGTGCGGAGAGCGGGGCTTTTATTTCA GTAAGCCGACCGGCTATGGCCCCAACGCCCGGCGGTCGCGGGGCATTGTGGACGAGTGCTGCTTCCAGAGCTGCGAGCTGCGGCGGCTGGAGATGTACTGCGCGCCCGCCAAGACCAGCAAGGCCGCCCGCTCGGTGCGCGCCCAGCGCCACACGGACGCGCCCGGGGCCGCCAAGGTCGGCGggggcggcgccggcgccggaCACAAGGCCGACAGGGGAGCGGACCGCCGGGCGGCCGCGCCGGCAGACAAGGCAAAAAACAAGAAG AGACCTTTACCCGGACCCGGTCACTCAGCCTTTAAG gaAGTGCATCTGAAAAACTCAAGTCGAGGTAACACCCCAGGCCGAAACTACCGAATGTAG
- the igf1 gene encoding insulin-like growth factor I isoform X3 codes for MCWMSRSHTLSLLLCVLSLTPAASGARPETLCGAELVDTLQFVCGERGFYFSKPTGYGPNARRSRGIVDECCFQSCELRRLEMYCAPAKTSKAARSVRAQRHTDAPGAAKVGGGGAGAGHKADRGADRRAAAPADKAKNKKRPLPGPGHSAFKEVHLKNSSRGNTPGRNYRM; via the exons ATGTGCTGGATGTCCCGTAGCCACACCCTCTCACTACTGCTGTGCGTCCTTAGCCTGACTCCGGCGGCCTCAGGGGCGCGGCCAGAGACGCTGTGCGGGGCGGAGCTGGTCGACACGCTGCAGTTTGTGTGCGGAGAGCGGGGCTTTTATTTCA GTAAGCCGACCGGCTATGGCCCCAACGCCCGGCGGTCGCGGGGCATTGTGGACGAGTGCTGCTTCCAGAGCTGCGAGCTGCGGCGGCTGGAGATGTACTGCGCGCCCGCCAAGACCAGCAAGGCCGCCCGCTCGGTGCGCGCCCAGCGCCACACGGACGCGCCCGGGGCCGCCAAGGTCGGCGggggcggcgccggcgccggaCACAAGGCCGACAGGGGAGCGGACCGCCGGGCGGCCGCGCCGGCAGACAAGGCAAAAAACAAGAAG AGACCTTTACCCGGACCCGGTCACTCAGCCTTTAAG gaAGTGCATCTGAAAAACTCAAGTCGAGGTAACACCCCAGGCCGAAACTACCGAATGTAG